CCACTAGGTGGGCCGAATGTGTGAAAAGACAACATTGCCCTTGCATTAACACTCTCACGAATGGGAGAAGGGTAGCTTTTcttcttaaatattataattgttcttatttcaaataattaaaaatagtatcTCGGACGATGTTAACTTTAATCattataataatgaaaatatgtGAGGCAAATCCTCAAGAAAAGaaatatgatttgaaaaaaacACATTAAGAGAAACGAAtaaatttcctttttcctttgaaataaaaaaaagggataTTATTTGCAGCTTCTCCGAGAAcagtaataaaattttgaacccTAAAACTTTGGCATAAATAAATTATCGGAGATTCTGGAAATCCGGCcagaagagagagggagagagggaatATGGCGCCGTTGAAATCCCTGGAGAAGGACTATCCGATGATCGACTCCAACTTCCAACACTTCTGTGCTTCTCAGGGCATTCTCTCAGGTCACTCCCAAACTTCTCATTGCACCAAGgctttctctttttgttaaaatttaattttgcttgaattTCCTGGAAACGTcaatgattttttctttgtttgtccTCCAACCAGTGATTGCTTGAGAGTGCTTAAATTTTTCTGCTAAAACTCCGTTTGCTTGCTGGAAAAAAATGTGCGTTTGCTTGCTGGAAAAAAATGTGCGAAATCTTATGAGGTTTCACTTATTATTGGGACCTTGGAGAATAATGAACCTTCAGAATCTGCTTCCGTCTTTGACATGCTTGATATCGCCTCAATTATAGTCGTGATAATGTCAAAACAGTAGGTTTCTTCTCGGAATTGTGTTCGTCAATTCTATGTATGATGTCGCTAGGTTTTTGTTCCGACCGACCTTGTAATGAGCCGATTGTTGAATTCCAACTCCTTTCTATATGATGATGAGTTGATAGATAGGAAGGATTGTGTAGCTTGCTTCCTTACTCTGAACTCTCAGCCACTTTGGAGTTGCTAGATTCTATCAATTCAACTTATTGCCTATTATTCCTAGCAGCTTCCTTCTTAGGTTACTCATTACTGGAGgccctaaaataaaatttggatgCTGTATGACGCAAACGCCCATTTAGGTTCAGTTATTTGAACTTCAATATATTAATGTCCTATTTTTGCACAATGGAGTTGATGTTCTGACTTAGTTCTTTGTGGCTGGGACTCAAAATTTCACTGTTactttgtatgtgtgtgtatatatatatatatatatatattttgcatagtgggattaaggcctATGATGATAATGTGATAATGACTTCGTATCGCATTTGGCTATATTATCTTCTATTCAAGATGGTGCTCTTGAAGGCCAATACAATTAAAAGAATGTTCCCTCCATTCTTTAGAAGTTTTGAGAGAATGGAGAGAGTATTTAGTACCTAACTAATTATCTGTGCTTTAGTGCCCCCATCTGTTCCTTTGCAGTTGAAGATTTGCTCATTCATGACCTTGATGACTTAGTTGCTTTGGCCAGGCAAAATTCTGCTTCAGGGAGATTGAAGCAGGTTAGCAATTTATTTGATagaatgcatattttattatgtcaGTGTTTATTAATATTCCGGTACTGTACGTGCAATTTTCTTGTAAATAGGGCATTACTCAAGTCCTTTCTATTATCAATGGTCTGCATCAACCATGGTTGAATGGCATGGAGCTATTGAAAGATGTTcaacaaaataaacacattcTATCCACTGGTTGTGAAAGGTATATTGGCCTCATCTCTGCTGTTGATTCTGCTATCCTGTTATTGAGATGCCTAaacaatcaaaaataattatttgaagCAGGATTGATTTGTTCCTGCAAGGTGGATTACGTGAGGGATATCTAACCGAATTGGTTGGGCCATCATCATCTGGTAAAACACAGGTAGAAGTCCACTCTCTGACTGAAGTTGTCCAGCAACACAAGTTAGGTGGGAAGAAATATTGTTTAAAGTTATGTTTTCAATAAGATTTTGTAGTCACTAAATTATCATGTACGCTTTGCCTACCTTCTGGCTGCCTTAGATTGTTGACTCAAATTCTTGTAACTTTGCAGGTTTGCCTGAAAGCTGCCTCAAATGTTGCGAAGGCACATAGGGGTGGGGTTGTATTCTTAGACACAGGAAACTCCTTTTCGCCTAAACGTATGGCAAAGTTTACGATCTCAGATATGGTTAATAAAGAGGtcaatatatttgaatttttcctagcaaaaaaaagaaacaagatcAATATATTGTTAGAATTATAATGTGGCTTTGTTTTGTACCAACTTTGTCTGCTCTGGGGCTAGATCTATGTCAGAAATAGTTGAATTGACTTCTCTATGGGCATCTTGTGGTTTCTTGCTGTCGTATCATTGTCTTCTTGCAAACTCTTGAATCCATTTTGTTCCATTAGGTCTGATAATAGGTGCAGTATTTTCTCAACCGATACAATTAACATATCTCTATGTATCCAAAAAGGGCGGGCTTTATTTATGGGCCATAAGACTTGTAACATCAGTGGCACTTAACCATTCATTTTCAATGATTCATGGGATGGCTTGTCAGAGTGTCAGGTTTTGTGTTTCTGGCATTTGCAACAAACTTGAATGGATCCTGTGTAATATGCATGCCTGTTTGGTTTTTTAACAAttcaatattctctctctaaatcttTTTCTTCGTAATCCTTCTTGTAGGCCAACCAAAAAATTCTCCAAGAAGTATTGAAGAGCATAGTATGCCACTCAGTGTTTGACATTTTCACACTGTTGGATGTATTAAATCAACTGAAGTCCAGTTTGATGTCTCAGGTTTTCTTTACAACAAAGCACTCCAGCTATTGTCCTTTTTTccccttaattttttatattctccTTACCTACTTAATTCGGCATTATTTAACTGGTTAAGATACAGATAGGTGGTCAAGTGCAACTGCTCATTGTGGATTCAATTTCGTCACTTATCACCCCAGTTCTTGGGGGCAGTAGTTCACATGGTATTCTTCTTTGAGCTTGCCAAAACCTactaatttcatgttttactCCTTTTTTTACGCCCAAATTTTTTGGGCATGATAGTGCCAAAATTCAGGTGGACCCTTCTTTCAAGTGGTATGTAACAAAGTTTTTTCAAGTGGAAGGGTGATGTTCCCCATTGTTTTGCTGATCATTTTCCAGTTGAGATCCCCTTGGCATGTCCTCACAAATCATGGTCAATAGAGTTATGCTGGGACTATGGGTCTTTGCTTTTTGAGCCTTTGCTTCATGAAATTCGACTCTCTTTGGTACTGTACAAACAGGTCTCTGATATATCAATGAAATTCATAAAAGTTAAACCTGTTAAAATGGGTATGCTGTCACTTGTATGGTTATTTCACTCATGTTGATGTTGTTAGGTATCTTATTTGGAGGAGCCATTTAGTTTTATGATTCCATCCCCCTTTTTGCGGCGAGGCATCAACATTACTCTAAAAAAGTAGTTAATCTCCAAAAGAATTCTGCAAGACCAATGGATTATTATGATTTTAGCATGCATAGGGACTGCTTcaatagttttttttctaatctGTTGCAAAGTTTGATGTCATTAGGAGAGTTCCCTTAATCATTTATAGAAGTAATGACTTTTTTATGATCTGAAAAAAGTAGTACGATATTTTTTCACTTTTCGTGGAGAAATTGTGGAAGCTGTTCAACCAATATTGCATAGACTTATTCCTGTCCTATGGACTGTCTGccttgcataattaaattgctTGGGTAACATTTATTTGAAAAGGGTCGTAGTTACAAGTGTCCTCTTTCTTGGTTTAATGGTCCAGCAATTTAGGGAAAACTGTTTTGCCGCTTCATACCATGTTCTAGTGAAGTAATTCAGCTACTAAGTTCCCCATGCTACCAGGAAGGGCTCCTcagcaaaagaaaacaaaatagaaaaagtaaACCACccacaaagaaagaaaagaatttgtCCAACTTTAACCGTATGCTAACTAAGATTGTGGTGTTACCACGTGTTTGGTTATGGACAGGTGAATGTCCTAAAAGCTGCTAGGACAAGCCCTTGTCAGTGCCCGTACCTGCTAGCTAGGTAGATGAATTTACCTCTAGTTGAGAGTTGAGACAAGATTCATGTCTGAGTTTGTCCATGCTAAAGATATATACGGAAGAAAGGATAGACCTAAAGTTTATGTACTCTTTTTCACTCATTGTTTATTATCTATGGAAGGATTTATTCAAGAGCAATTTATGAATTTTGGCCTCAAGTTCTTGAGCTAGGCTCCTCTTTCTCTTCATTCTTGATGTTTATTCATGCATCTGAAATATGTCAAGCACATTTGACATGTGTGTGATACCAATGGGCTAATGCTTAAAAAGCACATATAGGGCACGCTTTGATGATTTCTGCTGGATATTTGCTGAAGAAGATGGCAAATGAGCATAACCTTGCTGTGTTGGTAAGTTTGTCACTTTATAGCATGTTACCATTGCATGATGAAAAAATTTCACTTGGTGTGATCCTACTATTGTCTTACCTTCCCTGAACCCAAAGTCCCTTGATTCAATTGATAGATATGGTGGCTATCAGTTCAATTTGACCAAACTTAAAGAGTAGTTGGTTGAGTTCCTGTTCTATTCAACAACACTTCCATTACTCTTCTGGTACTTCTCTTCGTTAAGTCAATGATCAAGTGATTCAAACTGCAAGTCCTGGGGTTTTACTTTGTATTGTCCTCTACTTAGTGCTTTGCTAACTTTCCTTTTCAGCCAAGTCACAGTTCAGGCTTATCTGTACCTGTGGATGGTGTAGATGTTAAAAATTTCCttcaaattgaatttgaacaaGTTGGTCTAGCCCCTCAATACTCAAATGTTTGTCAATGAAAGGAATTAAACAAAATGCATATAGGTAAACAAATAGAGAATAAATGCCAAATCCTTTCAAAGCAACCTTTAGATGATTCCTGTCTATTTTTGCAATTACTACTGCATGCGTTACTTCTAGTATAACAGTGCTTGATTTTGACAATATATTCTCTAGGTCACTAATCACATGGTGGGTGAAGTAACACATGCAGTAGTAATTGCAAAAATAGACAGGAATCATCTAAAGGTTGCAGTATTTAGATTATTCCTGTCTATTTTTGCAATTACTACTGCCTGCATTACTTCTAGTATAACAATGCTTGATTTTGACAATATATTCTCTAGGTCACTAATCACATGGTGGGTGGAGAGGGAGGTATATCTAAGCCAGCACTTGGAGAGAGTTGGAAGAGCATCCCACATGTGCGGCTTCAGCTTTCTCGAGAACAAGGAAGCAATACATTTAACATGCGCCTACTTAGACACCCATATATGGTATTCCCCTATGTTCTCATGTAGAGATTACAGTATAAAGAGAATATTTTCCTTGTCAATCACTATCTGCCTTTTTGCACAGCTGATGCACACCTAGCTACACCTGAATTGCACGGCATTAAACTGCCCCAAGGCAGTAGTATTTTAGTTCATATTGGTATTATTATTTCAAGTCAAATATCCTTCTCTTCTGTAAGTCTTTGTGTtgacaatttatttattaacttCAACAGGCTTCTGATAAGGCCGTGACATTTACACTTCCATGACAGATTTATTTGAAATGTACTTTGGATGTATAAAGGTAAGAGACCAAGTTGTGCACATAACTTTAAGTAATTTACTTAAAAGTATACTTTGAGTTGTATTGCATAAGTTCTATGGGCCAGTTCCCTGGTGTGCCGGCATTGAATGCCAGTTAGAAGTGGCTCGACTGTCAGATATGGTTTTTTCTGTTGGTCAAATGTTAAAGTTTCAAGCAGAAACGGCTTACTGGAATACTAGTCATCATTTAACTATTTTCCTGTTTGTGCTTTTATAATTTGAATCTGCATCTCTGAATTGATGCATGGATTTACTTTTAAGCTCTTTCTTGTGGTTCATCTTGGCATTTGGCCCAAACTTGACGTGTATATGAGAACACCGAATCATATTGTTTTCCTGTCATCAATTTTGTGTAGAAATGCCAAAAGCTGAATTAGATGATTCAACCTTGTGCATATTATTGTTCTTTTCTTGACTAGCTGTGTTCGCTGTGTTCTTTGATTTGAGGAGAAACAAGCTTACTAAATCTCTCCCACTTGCTTAACACTTTAATTTCTACTACTCTGTTTTGCAGGGTTCAACTTGTGTTAACTTTGGCAGGGTTTACTACTTACCTCAAAAGCTTCAATTCTGTTAAGACttgttgaaaaattaaagatgGAAGATCAAACCTGGGGAGCAAATCACAGCCACTAAGAACCAAAGCAAATGCCTGCAACATTGATTGCCTACATCAGTAGTAGCAGAACAGGATTTTTACCATATTAGGGccactatccttcttttatattcACATTattgcagaaaaaaaaaaaaactagttgACATTATAAAGTTGAAATTTGTCAAGCATCAATTTTTTGGTTGCGATTTGTTAAACTTGTGGGGCTGGTCTTGCTGGCATTGGACTAGGCCCAGTTACAAAGCCGATTAATGATTAAACTCGGCCCCAATTCTTCCTCgcaataaaggaaatttaaaacCAGTTAAGTATCTGAATTCATTAGTCTTGTACTAGTTGATTGTGGCTAGAATCACTTTTTAAAGAGTTGGGATTATCTTATTTCAAATCTATTAATACAAGCAcctgaaatttatatttagtgGATGCGTAAGATGCATCCATAATATGGCATGAGGTGGTGTTTGCTTTTTCTCTAGAGGCACATGGGCGTTTATATAAATTTGCTTTTGAAAAGAGCTCTTAGGAAAAGAGGTGAACTTTCATGAATAAATCTAACTTGAGCTTTTGGTCAAGGGTAAGTTAAGCGTGCAAGTGAACAAGTGTAAAATTTTCATATGCAACATCTAATGATGCCATCAAAATATGGTTAGATTTTGTAAGAATTGTTGTCTATATTTGAGGTAAGAGTATGTTAGTGTACCAAGGTGAGATTGGTCCTCCCAATGAAGAGGATTTAGTCAAGACTTATTTACTTGGATAATGAAATTCTTTAGCAAAATTGGAGATACATTACATATTAATGTGTATCATTCTCCTATTTACTTGTGGATGGAGGGTGAAAACTAATGTacgaaagaaattaaaaatattatttaaacacgaaattttaacattttatatactatttaattgtatttaattattaattttaaatgtcacgCTAAATTATGTGTTCAAATAgtattttcattataaaaaaaaaaagtattattttattacttGAATCGGGTCATGCAAGGGGAGGGGGTTGCCCAACGCGTGCGGATAACATAAGAATTTCcttcttaaatatattatagaGAAGCGGACGTATAAATTGTTCCATCAGATGAGATGATGTACTTTTCTGCTTCTTTTCCCGCCAGAGCCTCTGTGTAACAGTTGAATCAAAGTCTTCAAGGAATCAATGATCATTTCACAAGCAAAGCGATTGAATCAGACTGTATCGACCCTTGTGTCTCACCATTATAGATGCATCGAACACTCTCCTTCAAAGCCTT
This genomic stretch from Diospyros lotus cultivar Yz01 chromosome 1, ASM1463336v1, whole genome shotgun sequence harbors:
- the LOC127807484 gene encoding DNA repair protein RAD51 homolog 4 isoform X2; this encodes MAPLKSLEKDYPMIDSNFQHFCASQGILSVEDLLIHDLDDLVALARQNSASGRLKQGITQVLSIINGLHQPWLNGMELLKDVQQNKHILSTGCERIDLFLQGGLREGYLTELVGPSSSGKTQVCLKAASNVAKAHRGGVVFLDTGNSFSPKRMAKFTISDMVNKEANQKILQEVLKSIVCHSVFDIFTLLDVLNQLKSSLMSQIGGQVQLLIVDSISSLITPVLGGSSSHGHALMISAGYLLKKMANEHNLAVLVTNHMVGGEGGISKPALGESWKSIPHVRLQLSREQGSNTFNMRLLRHPYMGSTCVNFGRVYYLPQKLQFC
- the LOC127807484 gene encoding DNA repair protein RAD51 homolog 4 isoform X1; the protein is MAPLKSLEKDYPMIDSNFQHFCASQGILSVEDLLIHDLDDLVALARQNSASGRLKQGITQVLSIINGLHQPWLNGMELLKDVQQNKHILSTGCERIDLFLQGGLREGYLTELVGPSSSGKTQVCLKAASNVAKAHRGGVVFLDTGNSFSPKRMAKFTISDMVNKEANQKILQEVLKSIVCHSVFDIFTLLDVLNQLKSSLMSQIQIGGQVQLLIVDSISSLITPVLGGSSSHGHALMISAGYLLKKMANEHNLAVLVTNHMVGGEGGISKPALGESWKSIPHVRLQLSREQGSNTFNMRLLRHPYMGSTCVNFGRVYYLPQKLQFC
- the LOC127807484 gene encoding DNA repair protein RAD51 homolog 4 isoform X3 — translated: MAPLKSLEKDYPMIDSNFQHFCASQGILSVEDLLIHDLDDLVALARQNSASGRLKQGITQVLSIINGLHQPWLNGMELLKDVQQNKHILSTGCERIDLFLQGGLREGYLTELVGPSSSGKTQVCLKAASNVAKAHRGGVVFLDTGNSFSPKRMAKFTISDMVNKEANQKILQEVLKSIVCHSVFDIFTLLDVLNQLKSSLMSQIQIGGQVQLLIVDSISSLITPVLGGSSSHGHALMISAGYLLKKMANEHNLAVLVTNHMVGGEGGISKPALGESWKSIPHVRLQLSREQGSNTFNMRLLRHPYMASDKAVTFTLP